A window of Acidobacteriota bacterium contains these coding sequences:
- a CDS encoding PadR family transcriptional regulator encodes MAPEQTALLQGTLDLLILKSLALDQMHGLGIARRVEQITRGTFQVKPGSLFPALHRMEEEGWVTSEWGESENNRRAKYYRLTKTGRKQLETESERWSRISLAIAQALASS; translated from the coding sequence GTGGCGCCTGAACAAACCGCATTACTGCAGGGAACTCTGGATCTGCTCATTTTGAAATCTCTCGCGCTTGACCAGATGCATGGACTGGGAATTGCAAGACGGGTTGAGCAGATTACCAGGGGAACTTTTCAAGTAAAGCCCGGATCGCTTTTTCCTGCTTTGCACCGCATGGAAGAAGAAGGCTGGGTAACGTCGGAATGGGGCGAGTCGGAGAACAACCGCCGAGCGAAGTACTACCGGCTTACGAAAACTGGACGCAAACAACTCGAGACTGAAAGTGAGCGCTGGAGTCGCATTTCGCTAGCCATCGCCCAGGCGCTGGCAAGTTCTTAA
- a CDS encoding polysaccharide deacetylase: MRLWVSCWPCASSGKPPRNDRMSIMRRILLWVILLFSLAPGRAFSQGVAITFDDLPLNGELPPGVTRVQIVKDVLAILKQRKTPQVFGFVNANKLENNPDAAAALAEWVAGGERVGNHTYSHMNLQQNTAEAFERDLAQDEPVLELLSPANDWHWLRYPFLREGDTMEKRRAVRGYLRDRGYKIAQVTLDYEDYAWNTPYARCAAKRDARSMEWLISNYLSIASAYIDGDRAMAKLVYGHDINHVLLLHLGAFSSTILPQLLDMLQEKRMRLITLEEAESDPAYQIDPDVPTSRFGDSLLEQMMNVKKLPYPKLPPKPFKELESICR, from the coding sequence ATGCGACTCTGGGTGTCTTGTTGGCCATGCGCGTCATCAGGGAAGCCGCCCCGCAACGATAGAATGTCGATCATGCGGCGGATCTTACTCTGGGTAATTCTTCTCTTTTCCCTTGCCCCGGGTCGTGCATTTTCCCAGGGCGTGGCCATCACCTTCGATGATTTGCCGCTGAACGGCGAATTGCCGCCGGGCGTGACGCGAGTGCAAATCGTCAAGGATGTGCTCGCGATACTGAAGCAGCGCAAGACGCCTCAGGTTTTTGGTTTTGTGAATGCCAACAAGCTTGAGAATAATCCGGATGCAGCGGCTGCCTTGGCGGAGTGGGTCGCGGGTGGGGAGCGCGTCGGCAATCACACCTACTCCCACATGAATCTCCAGCAGAATACGGCGGAGGCATTCGAGCGCGATCTGGCTCAGGACGAGCCCGTTTTGGAACTGCTTTCTCCCGCAAATGATTGGCACTGGTTGCGCTATCCATTTCTTCGCGAAGGCGACACCATGGAGAAGCGCCGCGCCGTCCGAGGGTATCTGCGCGATCGCGGATACAAGATCGCACAGGTCACCCTCGACTATGAGGACTACGCCTGGAATACTCCGTACGCTCGCTGCGCGGCGAAGCGGGACGCACGATCGATGGAGTGGCTTATCTCGAATTACCTGAGCATCGCGTCGGCTTACATCGATGGCGATCGCGCCATGGCTAAGCTCGTTTACGGACACGATATCAACCATGTCCTGTTGTTGCATCTGGGCGCATTCAGCAGCACGATCCTGCCGCAACTTCTGGACATGCTGCAGGAAAAGCGCATGCGTCTCATAACGCTCGAGGAAGCAGAGAGCGATCCTGCTTACCAGATCGATCCTGATGTCCCAACCTCACGATTCGGCGATTCGTTGCTCGAGCAGATGATGAACGTGAAGAAGCTGCCTTACCCAAAGCTCCCGCCGAAGCCGTTCAAAGAACTGGAGAGCATCTGCCGTTAG